In the Anastrepha obliqua isolate idAnaObli1 chromosome 1, idAnaObli1_1.0, whole genome shotgun sequence genome, one interval contains:
- the LOC129235962 gene encoding uncharacterized protein LOC129235962, whose translation MSDENENLSNAETQLLLRVRLNREDEFKSGRRKKNVLWKKVVTEVKNVNPNIRLDSTTAQRKCLNLLVTYKRIKKRNNSSGREATSWRYFEDFGEVYGTRHSMTPPTANY comes from the exons atgtctgatgaaaa tgaaaatctcAGTAATGCGGAGACACAGTTATTGCTGAGAGTACGGTTGAATAGGGAGGACGAGTTTAAATCGggtagaaggaaaaaaaatgtattgtggaagaaagttgtgaccgaagttaaaaatgtaaatcccAATATAAGACTGGACAGTACCACAGCGCAGAGAAAATGCTTAAATCTCTTGGTAACGTACAAGCGCATTAAGAAACGAAATAATTCTTCCGGTAGAGAAGCTACATCCTGGAGGTATTTTGAGGACTTCGGCGAAGTTTATGGTACAAGGCACTCAATGACTCCTCCAACAGCAAATTATTAA